The following are encoded in a window of Rhodomicrobium lacus genomic DNA:
- a CDS encoding F0F1 ATP synthase subunit delta has protein sequence MARTIAGSTVAERYAGALFDLARADNAVGSVEASLEIFQKSLRESDDLRRLVLNPTFSIAEQEKGLSAVLKAAGIEGLARDFLIVLAKNRRLFAVENVIAAFRSLAAEERGEVEAEVISAVPLSEAQTQDLVDTLRQKLGKTPKLTAIVDSKLLGGLVVRVGSQMIDTSLRTKLKNLEKVMKEAS, from the coding sequence TTGGCGCGGACCATCGCAGGATCGACGGTAGCTGAACGTTACGCAGGAGCGCTTTTCGATCTGGCACGCGCGGATAACGCGGTCGGCAGCGTCGAAGCTTCTCTCGAAATTTTCCAGAAATCGCTGCGCGAGAGTGACGACCTTCGTCGCCTCGTGCTGAACCCGACATTCTCCATCGCAGAGCAGGAAAAGGGCCTTTCGGCCGTGCTCAAGGCGGCGGGGATCGAGGGGCTTGCGCGCGACTTTCTTATCGTTCTCGCGAAGAACCGGCGCCTTTTCGCCGTCGAGAACGTGATCGCGGCCTTCCGCTCGCTTGCTGCCGAGGAGCGCGGCGAGGTCGAGGCTGAAGTCATTTCCGCCGTCCCGCTGAGCGAGGCCCAGACGCAGGATCTGGTCGACACGCTTCGGCAGAAGCTCGGCAAGACGCCCAAGCTTACGGCGATTGTGGATTCGAAGCTGCTCGGCGGGCTTGTCGTCCGCGTCGGTAGCCAGATGATCGATACGTCCTTACGTACGAAATTGAAAAACCTCGAAAAGGTGATGAAAGAGGCCAGCTGA
- a CDS encoding RNA pyrophosphohydrolase, with product MLIQPSTLPYRLCAGIVLLNAERRVWIGHRTKDFASGEANRRWQMPQGGIDKGEDPRAAALRELYEETGVTSVSVLAESRDWIYYDLPSESVGKALKGKYRGQQQKWYAMLFTGDESEMNLKLDGHKPEFDSWRWATPAEVIDEIVGFKRAAYEAVFAEFAELLVP from the coding sequence ATGCTCATCCAACCCTCCACTCTTCCATACCGGCTCTGCGCCGGGATCGTGCTTCTGAACGCCGAACGCCGCGTCTGGATCGGTCACCGCACGAAAGACTTCGCTTCGGGTGAGGCGAATCGGCGCTGGCAGATGCCGCAGGGCGGGATCGACAAGGGTGAAGACCCCAGGGCAGCCGCGTTGCGCGAGCTTTACGAGGAAACGGGCGTGACGAGCGTGTCGGTCCTCGCGGAATCGCGGGACTGGATCTACTACGACCTTCCGTCCGAATCCGTCGGCAAGGCCCTGAAGGGTAAGTATCGGGGACAACAGCAGAAATGGTATGCGATGCTGTTCACGGGGGACGAATCCGAGATGAATCTCAAGCTCGACGGGCACAAGCCCGAGTTCGATTCCTGGCGCTGGGCGACGCCAGCCGAAGTCATCGACGAGATCGTGGGTTTCAAGCGCGCTGCGTATGAGGCGGTTTTCGCTGAATTTGCTGAACTTCTCGTTCCATGA
- a CDS encoding S41 family peptidase, translating into MRKSDLALGALLVALVCTASFFILQSTRRDQAIAANAEIYRQLDLFGEVLERVRAEYVEKPDDTKLIENAINGMLQGLDPHSSYLTPKEFQDMQVQTRGEFGGLGIEVTMEDGVVKVISPIDNTPADRAGVLAGDYITHLDGESIQGLSLNEAVEKMRGPVDSPIMLTIMRKGANAPIQTRVVRDIVRINPVKYSAEDDVGWIKVKTFQSEHTYEYMKQGIEDLKKTIGPKLKGYVLDLRNNPGGLLDQAIAVSDAFLDKGAIVLTKGRNASESSRASAKAGDVTDGKPIVVLINGGSASASEIVAGALQDHKRAEVVGTRSFGKGSVQTMIPLGANGGLRLTTARYYTPSGRSIQATGISPNYLVEPELPDDLKQQMASFTPKGEASLRGHLKNEGAQEASGSISYVPKEKEKDVQLKAAIDLLHGKKIEVAKKVENAAAPAAAAAAEVPN; encoded by the coding sequence ATGCGCAAATCCGACCTCGCGCTCGGTGCTCTTCTTGTTGCGCTGGTTTGCACAGCCAGCTTTTTCATACTGCAATCCACGCGCCGGGATCAGGCTATCGCTGCGAACGCGGAAATCTACCGCCAGCTCGACCTGTTCGGAGAAGTGCTCGAGCGCGTCCGCGCTGAGTATGTGGAGAAGCCGGACGACACCAAACTGATCGAGAATGCGATCAACGGAATGTTGCAGGGGCTCGATCCGCATTCGAGCTACCTCACGCCGAAAGAATTCCAGGACATGCAGGTCCAGACCCGTGGAGAGTTCGGCGGGCTCGGCATCGAAGTCACGATGGAAGATGGCGTGGTCAAGGTGATTTCGCCCATCGACAACACGCCGGCCGATCGTGCGGGCGTGCTGGCGGGCGATTACATCACCCATCTCGACGGCGAATCCATTCAGGGGCTGTCGCTCAACGAGGCTGTGGAGAAGATGCGCGGGCCGGTCGATTCGCCGATCATGCTCACGATCATGCGCAAGGGTGCGAACGCCCCGATCCAGACGCGCGTCGTGCGTGACATCGTTCGCATCAATCCGGTGAAATACAGCGCCGAGGATGATGTCGGCTGGATAAAGGTCAAGACGTTCCAGAGCGAGCACACCTACGAGTATATGAAGCAGGGTATCGAGGATCTCAAAAAGACCATCGGGCCGAAGCTCAAGGGTTATGTCCTCGATCTGCGCAACAATCCCGGCGGTCTTCTCGATCAAGCCATCGCGGTATCCGACGCTTTCCTCGACAAGGGCGCGATCGTGCTGACGAAGGGGCGCAATGCAAGCGAGTCGAGCCGCGCGAGTGCCAAGGCCGGCGATGTGACCGATGGAAAGCCCATCGTCGTTCTGATCAATGGCGGTTCCGCCTCCGCTTCGGAGATCGTGGCGGGCGCTCTGCAGGATCATAAGCGCGCCGAGGTCGTCGGCACGCGCTCATTCGGCAAGGGCTCTGTTCAGACCATGATCCCGCTCGGCGCAAATGGCGGCCTTCGTCTGACGACGGCGCGTTATTACACGCCGTCCGGGCGCTCGATCCAGGCAACGGGCATTTCGCCGAACTATCTGGTGGAACCCGAACTTCCCGACGATCTCAAGCAGCAGATGGCATCCTTCACGCCGAAGGGCGAGGCGAGCCTGCGCGGGCATCTCAAGAACGAGGGCGCGCAGGAGGCTTCCGGCAGCATCTCCTATGTTCCGAAGGAGAAGGAAAAGGACGTGCAGTTGAAGGCAGCTATCGACCTTCTGCACGGAAAGAAGATCGAAGTGGCCAAGAAGGTCGAGAATGCTGCCGCCCCGGCGGCAGCGGCGGCGGCGGAAGTTCCGAATTAA
- a CDS encoding murein hydrolase activator EnvC family protein: protein MARRSFVLFVFWGVLLACLPEAARAADDLISNIFGSGDAEKAGAQIPPQRPPRQAGPRARTPRPANKGIENRINPNRRSGKEGSAEAKLDIEQARELYIRRKTRLEELKARQGELSRDKRTLANNRARLQARLVETARSLRLSEKRLSELEAQLAETREKMKDQRTKLEAKSQQLSALFALMQGLSRQPPPLLITHTRDALKMIRSGMVLATFYADVEKLAAQLTADVDALEATEREAALQEQRRRNEQAQNVRIKGQLDLLLAENREQIQANAATLERLGSATKINVAGIKSLEDMLPAVSAAASKDEAASKSSELKPDATRVALQGGRMKPSIPFAAAQGLLPMPVEGKALVNFGQTTEDGTPSKGIHLESRPGAQVISPCDGQVLFAGPFRSFGQLLIIDAGGGYHVVIAGMERIEVEQGQFVLAGEPLAAMGTETRADGMTPKRPSLYVEFRRDQQSVDPAPWWSAGGKG from the coding sequence TTGGCACGACGGTCTTTCGTTCTGTTCGTCTTTTGGGGCGTGCTTCTGGCGTGCTTGCCCGAGGCTGCCCGTGCCGCCGACGACCTGATCAGCAACATTTTCGGATCCGGCGACGCCGAAAAAGCGGGCGCGCAGATACCTCCGCAGCGCCCCCCCAGGCAGGCCGGCCCCAGGGCTCGAACCCCCAGGCCCGCAAACAAGGGCATCGAGAACCGGATCAACCCGAACCGTCGCTCAGGCAAGGAGGGGTCCGCCGAGGCGAAGCTCGATATCGAGCAGGCGCGCGAGCTTTACATCCGCCGCAAGACGCGTCTCGAAGAGCTAAAGGCGCGCCAGGGCGAACTGTCACGGGACAAGCGCACGCTGGCGAATAACCGCGCGCGGCTTCAGGCGCGGCTCGTAGAGACGGCGCGCTCGCTGCGGCTGTCCGAGAAGCGCCTTTCGGAGCTTGAGGCACAACTCGCCGAAACACGCGAAAAGATGAAGGACCAGCGGACGAAGCTCGAGGCCAAGAGCCAGCAGCTTTCTGCGCTCTTTGCTCTCATGCAGGGGCTTTCGCGCCAGCCGCCGCCGCTTCTCATCACGCACACGCGCGACGCTTTGAAGATGATCCGCAGCGGCATGGTCCTCGCGACGTTTTACGCTGACGTCGAGAAGCTGGCCGCTCAGCTCACGGCTGATGTCGATGCGCTGGAAGCAACCGAGAGGGAGGCCGCGCTTCAGGAACAGCGCAGGAGGAACGAGCAGGCGCAGAACGTCAGGATCAAGGGGCAACTCGATCTTCTGCTCGCTGAGAACCGGGAGCAGATCCAGGCGAACGCCGCCACTCTGGAAAGACTGGGCAGCGCGACAAAGATCAACGTGGCCGGGATCAAGAGCCTTGAAGACATGCTTCCAGCCGTCAGCGCGGCCGCAAGCAAAGATGAAGCCGCCAGCAAGTCGAGCGAACTCAAGCCGGATGCAACGCGGGTTGCACTTCAAGGCGGACGGATGAAACCGTCGATCCCCTTTGCTGCGGCGCAAGGTCTCCTGCCCATGCCGGTGGAGGGAAAAGCGCTTGTCAACTTCGGGCAAACAACCGAAGATGGCACCCCATCGAAGGGTATTCACCTAGAGTCGCGCCCCGGAGCGCAGGTCATATCGCCTTGCGACGGTCAGGTTTTGTTCGCCGGGCCGTTCCGCTCTTTTGGTCAACTCTTGATTATCGATGCCGGTGGGGGCTATCATGTTGTAATAGCAGGCATGGAGCGGATCGAGGTCGAGCAGGGTCAATTCGTTCTCGCCGGCGAACCCCTGGCAGCGATGGGCACTGAGACCCGCGCTGACGGGATGACGCCGAAACGCCCATCACTCTACGTGGAATTTCGTAGAGATCAGCAGTCTGTCGATCCCGCACCGTGGTGGTCCGCGGGAGGAAAAGGTTGA
- a CDS encoding peroxiredoxin — protein sequence MTIAPGTHLPHAKFKIMTASGPADVSTDELFGGKKAVLFAVPGAFTPTCSLAHLPGFIEHADDFKAKGVDVVACTAVNDVFVLDAWAKSTGAQDRIVFLADGSGDFAKATGLDLDAGAFGLGLRSKRYAMLLEDGVVKALHVEENPSVAEASSAEKLLAEL from the coding sequence ATGACGATCGCACCCGGCACTCACCTCCCCCATGCGAAATTCAAGATCATGACCGCGTCCGGCCCGGCCGATGTTTCCACGGACGAGCTTTTCGGCGGCAAGAAAGCCGTGCTCTTCGCGGTTCCCGGCGCTTTTACGCCGACATGCAGCCTCGCGCACCTGCCCGGCTTCATCGAGCACGCGGACGACTTCAAGGCGAAGGGCGTCGACGTGGTGGCGTGCACTGCCGTGAACGACGTGTTCGTGTTGGACGCGTGGGCAAAATCCACCGGAGCGCAGGACAGGATCGTGTTCCTCGCCGACGGCAGCGGCGATTTCGCGAAGGCGACCGGGCTCGATCTCGACGCGGGCGCGTTCGGCCTCGGCCTGCGCTCGAAGCGCTACGCCATGCTGCTCGAAGACGGTGTCGTGAAAGCGCTCCATGTCGAGGAGAACCCCTCCGTGGCGGAGGCTTCGAGCGCGGAGAAGTTACTGGCGGAGCTTTAA
- the rnhA gene encoding ribonuclease HI translates to MASEAEAPREGAVVVYTDGGCHGNPGPGGWGAVLVYKGREKDLWGGEPLTTNNRMELMGAIKALEELTRPCEVDLFTDSQYVRNGITQWIGGWKANGWKTAARKPVKNAELWQRLDAARQRHDVRWHWVKGHAGNALNERADKLTQKAIAEQKDIIEQKDIIKGGGASVSLPDDAV, encoded by the coding sequence ATGGCCTCTGAGGCCGAAGCCCCGCGCGAGGGCGCGGTCGTCGTCTATACGGACGGGGGCTGCCACGGAAACCCCGGTCCCGGCGGCTGGGGCGCGGTGCTCGTCTACAAGGGCCGCGAGAAGGATCTCTGGGGCGGCGAGCCGCTCACCACCAACAACCGCATGGAACTCATGGGCGCGATCAAGGCGCTCGAAGAATTGACGCGCCCGTGCGAGGTCGATCTCTTCACCGACTCCCAATATGTGCGCAACGGCATCACCCAATGGATCGGCGGCTGGAAGGCGAACGGCTGGAAAACCGCCGCGAGGAAGCCCGTCAAGAATGCCGAACTCTGGCAGCGGCTCGACGCGGCGCGGCAGCGTCACGACGTGCGCTGGCACTGGGTCAAGGGCCACGCCGGCAACGCGCTGAATGAACGCGCCGACAAGCTCACGCAGAAGGCCATCGCCGAGCAGAAAGATATCATCGAGCAGAAAGATATCATCAAGGGTGGCGGCGCTTCCGTCTCTCTGCCCGATGATGCCGTTTAG
- the thrB gene encoding homoserine kinase, with protein sequence MAVYTEVSVEDLDALLAKYDIGQVMAFKGIAEGVENSNFYLGTDKGQYILTLYERRVAAGDLPFFLGLMEHLAQKGVNCPLPVQDREGRILQTLAGRPAAFVTFLPGYSLRRPRPAHCHSLGEALARLHLAGRDFALNRDNALSVRGWQELFASIEGLADRLVPKISASLERHLGDIAAHWPTDLPRGVIHADLFPDNVFFLDNRVSGLIDFYFACNDLFAYDLAISMNAWCFEVDGAFNVTKARALFAGYNSVRALEADEVAALPLLARGAAIRFFLTRAFDWFNTPDTAFVKRKDPMEYWRKLAFHDGVKHAGAYGL encoded by the coding sequence ATGGCTGTTTACACCGAAGTTTCGGTCGAAGATCTCGACGCGTTGCTGGCGAAATACGACATCGGACAAGTGATGGCCTTCAAGGGCATCGCGGAAGGCGTCGAAAACAGCAATTTTTATCTCGGGACGGACAAGGGCCAGTACATCCTCACGCTCTATGAAAGGCGTGTGGCTGCGGGCGACCTGCCATTTTTTCTTGGCCTCATGGAGCATCTCGCGCAGAAGGGGGTGAATTGCCCGTTGCCGGTGCAAGACCGCGAGGGGCGCATCCTTCAGACGCTCGCGGGCAGGCCGGCGGCGTTCGTCACTTTCCTGCCGGGGTACTCCCTCAGGCGGCCGCGGCCCGCTCATTGCCATTCGCTGGGGGAAGCTCTCGCGCGCCTCCATCTGGCCGGACGCGACTTTGCGCTTAACCGCGACAACGCTTTGTCGGTGAGGGGCTGGCAGGAGCTTTTTGCGAGCATAGAAGGGCTTGCCGACAGGCTCGTGCCGAAGATCTCCGCATCGCTCGAACGCCATCTCGGCGATATCGCCGCGCACTGGCCGACTGACCTCCCGCGCGGCGTCATTCACGCGGACCTTTTTCCCGACAACGTCTTCTTTCTCGATAATCGTGTGTCGGGCCTGATCGATTTCTACTTCGCGTGCAACGACCTGTTCGCCTACGATCTGGCGATCTCGATGAATGCGTGGTGTTTCGAAGTGGACGGCGCTTTCAACGTCACGAAGGCCCGCGCCTTGTTCGCCGGCTACAATTCGGTGCGCGCGCTGGAAGCGGACGAGGTGGCCGCGCTGCCGCTCCTCGCGCGTGGGGCGGCGATCCGCTTTTTCCTTACGCGCGCCTTCGACTGGTTCAACACGCCGGACACTGCCTTCGTGAAACGGAAAGACCCGATGGAATACTGGCGCAAGCTCGCCTTTCACGACGGCGTGAAGCACGCAGGCGCCTATGGCCTCTGA
- the ispH gene encoding 4-hydroxy-3-methylbut-2-enyl diphosphate reductase gives MDLMTEKPRLEVLLAAPRGFCAGVDRAIQIVEMAIEKFGAPVYVRHEIVHNRTVVESLEAKGAIFVEELNEIPNTDAPVIFSAHGVPKAVPVEAAKRNFFYLDATCPLVSKVHFEAERHHKAGLEIILIGHSGHPEVIGTLGQLPEGAVTLIEQVKDVENFKARDPAKLAYITQTTLSIDDTIEMISALKARFPLIQGPAKEDICYATTNRQRAVKAIASKCDAILVVGAPNSSNSKRLVEVAVRAGCPKAMLVQKASEIPWDTIEGIGVLGLTAGASAPEVLVDEIIEKFKARYEVTVEIVRTATEDVIFKIPRALQQAAAQ, from the coding sequence ATGGACCTGATGACGGAAAAACCACGCCTTGAAGTTCTCCTCGCCGCGCCCAGAGGGTTTTGCGCAGGCGTGGATCGCGCCATCCAGATCGTGGAAATGGCGATCGAGAAATTCGGGGCGCCGGTTTATGTCCGTCATGAAATCGTCCACAACCGCACGGTCGTCGAGAGCCTCGAAGCGAAGGGCGCGATCTTCGTCGAGGAATTGAACGAGATTCCCAACACCGACGCGCCGGTTATTTTCTCGGCGCATGGCGTCCCGAAGGCGGTGCCCGTGGAGGCCGCGAAGCGCAATTTCTTCTATCTCGACGCCACCTGTCCGCTCGTCTCCAAGGTGCATTTCGAAGCTGAACGCCATCACAAGGCGGGCCTTGAAATCATCCTCATCGGTCATTCGGGCCATCCGGAAGTGATCGGAACGCTGGGCCAGCTTCCGGAGGGGGCCGTCACCTTGATCGAGCAGGTCAAGGATGTGGAAAATTTTAAAGCGCGCGATCCGGCGAAGCTCGCCTATATCACGCAGACGACGCTTTCCATTGACGATACCATCGAGATGATTTCCGCACTCAAGGCACGTTTCCCGCTGATTCAGGGGCCGGCCAAGGAAGACATCTGCTACGCCACGACGAACAGGCAGCGCGCGGTGAAAGCCATCGCCAGCAAGTGCGACGCCATTCTCGTCGTCGGCGCCCCCAACAGTTCCAATTCAAAGCGGCTCGTGGAAGTGGCGGTGCGGGCGGGCTGTCCGAAGGCGATGCTGGTGCAGAAGGCGTCGGAAATTCCTTGGGACACCATCGAAGGCATCGGAGTGCTTGGCTTGACGGCCGGGGCATCGGCACCCGAGGTGCTCGTCGACGAAATCATCGAGAAATTCAAGGCGCGCTACGAAGTCACCGTCGAAATCGTACGTACGGCAACCGAGGACGTGATCTTCAAGATCCCCCGCGCGCTCCAGCAGGCCGCCGCGCAGTGA
- a CDS encoding FAD-dependent monooxygenase, with protein sequence MSFTQRSDVIVVGAGPAGLAAAIGCRDAGLTATVVDTSPAASARAATGRSAALFNTTVAFLARLGIWDRCAPHAEPLRALQFIDDTGRRFRAPDALFEAAEIGEEAFGCNIANADLARVLKEIAEEMGIAILAPGPLRSFHESATRAILTFESGVELYAPLAIAADGRNSATREAAGIRALTWSYEQTAMAASFSHARPHKGLCIEFHRNGGPFTLIPLPGNRSSFVWTERTAEAARLVALDDDAFARQMEKASHYALGRIFDLSPRGAFPLSALMAREFGRARVALVGEAAHAVPPIGAQGLNLGFRDVEALLGLLVNAKTANGDLGGEDLLRDYSAARRADIVSRTLGVDLLNRSLLSGFLPMQAARGLGLYALGAIGPLRRVFMRRGMAPAGLV encoded by the coding sequence ATGAGCTTCACACAGAGGTCCGATGTCATCGTGGTCGGCGCTGGTCCTGCGGGACTTGCGGCGGCAATCGGCTGCCGGGATGCCGGCCTGACCGCAACCGTCGTAGACACGTCGCCCGCTGCGTCCGCTCGTGCCGCGACCGGGCGCAGTGCCGCTCTCTTCAACACGACCGTCGCCTTTCTTGCGCGGCTTGGAATATGGGATCGCTGCGCCCCGCATGCGGAGCCGCTCCGGGCGCTCCAGTTCATCGACGACACGGGGCGCCGCTTCCGGGCGCCTGACGCGCTTTTCGAGGCCGCCGAAATCGGCGAGGAGGCTTTCGGCTGCAATATCGCCAACGCCGATCTCGCCCGCGTTCTGAAGGAGATCGCCGAAGAAATGGGCATAGCGATTCTTGCGCCGGGCCCGCTTCGCTCATTCCATGAATCCGCAACGCGCGCGATCCTCACCTTCGAGAGCGGTGTCGAGCTTTATGCACCGCTCGCCATTGCCGCGGACGGCCGAAACTCGGCCACCCGCGAGGCCGCGGGGATACGCGCGCTGACCTGGTCCTACGAGCAGACCGCCATGGCCGCCAGCTTCAGCCATGCACGCCCGCATAAGGGGCTATGCATCGAATTTCACCGGAACGGCGGACCGTTCACGCTCATACCGCTGCCCGGTAACCGGTCGAGCTTCGTCTGGACGGAGCGCACGGCCGAGGCCGCGCGTCTGGTGGCGCTCGACGACGACGCCTTCGCGCGGCAGATGGAAAAGGCGTCGCACTACGCGCTCGGTCGCATCTTCGATCTCAGCCCGCGCGGGGCTTTCCCGCTTTCGGCACTCATGGCGCGCGAGTTTGGCCGCGCGCGCGTGGCGCTTGTCGGCGAGGCGGCGCACGCGGTGCCACCCATCGGTGCACAAGGACTCAACCTCGGCTTTCGCGATGTGGAAGCGCTGCTCGGCCTTCTCGTGAACGCAAAGACGGCGAACGGGGATCTCGGCGGCGAAGATCTGCTGCGCGACTACTCGGCGGCCCGTCGTGCCGACATCGTCAGCCGGACGCTCGGCGTCGACCTCCTGAACCGCAGCCTGCTGTCCGGCTTCCTCCCGATGCAAGCGGCGCGCGGCCTCGGCCTCTATGCGCTCGGCGCGATCGGGCCGTTGCGAAGGGTCTTCATGCGGCGCGGCATGGCTCCCGCCGGTCTCGTTTAG
- a CDS encoding lysophospholipid acyltransferase family protein gives MFLDLRQRLEYGAVLAIAAILRAMPLDVATAFSARAWRFLAPKTHRQARALRNLAKAMPETTRAEREAIVDEMWDNLGRVMAETFLIDRLLNDRSRFAIENPELLEQYRSEMGPLVVAAPHMGNWEIAILPLLSIGANTAGVYRLVENPYVDRYIRNKRAQLYPGGLFASKSNEGLATIMRIATHVRSGGALGMLADLADWGGVQVPFFGHPMYATVAPAWLARRAGTRLAVGRCIRIGKESRFSIAFKELEVPRTGDANEDIKVLTAAIQREFEAWIREHPSQWMWSNKRWPEAAFEGVHH, from the coding sequence ATGTTTCTCGATCTCCGTCAAAGGCTGGAATACGGCGCCGTTCTGGCCATCGCGGCGATTCTCCGCGCGATGCCGCTCGATGTGGCCACGGCTTTTTCTGCGCGCGCCTGGCGCTTCCTTGCACCGAAGACCCACCGTCAGGCCCGGGCGCTGCGCAATCTGGCCAAGGCCATGCCGGAGACGACACGCGCCGAGCGCGAGGCCATCGTGGACGAGATGTGGGACAATCTCGGACGCGTCATGGCGGAAACCTTTCTCATCGACAGACTTCTGAATGATCGCTCGCGTTTCGCGATCGAAAACCCGGAATTGCTGGAGCAGTACCGCAGCGAAATGGGGCCGCTCGTCGTCGCGGCGCCGCATATGGGCAACTGGGAAATCGCGATCCTGCCGCTTCTTTCCATCGGCGCCAACACGGCGGGCGTGTATCGCCTCGTCGAAAACCCCTATGTCGACCGCTACATCCGCAACAAGCGCGCGCAGCTTTATCCGGGCGGCCTTTTCGCCAGCAAGAGCAATGAGGGTCTCGCAACAATCATGCGCATCGCCACGCATGTGCGAAGCGGTGGCGCGCTCGGCATGCTGGCCGACCTCGCGGATTGGGGCGGCGTGCAGGTGCCGTTCTTCGGCCACCCCATGTATGCAACGGTAGCGCCCGCGTGGCTTGCCCGGCGCGCCGGTACGCGCCTCGCCGTGGGCCGCTGCATCCGCATCGGCAAGGAGTCGCGCTTCTCCATCGCGTTCAAGGAGCTTGAGGTTCCGCGCACCGGCGATGCGAACGAAGACATCAAGGTGCTGACGGCCGCCATCCAGCGGGAGTTCGAGGCGTGGATCCGCGAGCACCCCTCGCAATGGATGTGGTCCAACAAGCGCTGGCCGGAGGCCGCCTTCGAGGGCGTGCACCATTGA